The proteins below come from a single Ictalurus punctatus breed USDA103 chromosome 24, Coco_2.0, whole genome shotgun sequence genomic window:
- the utp18 gene encoding U3 small nucleolar RNA-associated protein 18 homolog, whose amino-acid sequence MEGGKARDKVKRPRLEEGGAPVEAAREEQKRRKHAEELKALGEEDESVKLLEELVFGAEEELLERLQHGDDEKQDEDTSDSETENEARLHPPTERKAVWEDEDDEVEEDVDMRHRFRKDFIRSDAEASMSKHSLQQRLKEQFQKAMGGVPSWAETTVKKSKRKGDDDDDEEEDEDDDDDELLKRTGNYVAASEALPKGIIKLKKCLNANNANPGQGLLTSVQFHTSAQVVLTAGLDHTISLFQVDGKTNPKIQSIHLEKFPVNKACFSADGEQVVATGMWNKLFYIYDMMEGKIIPVPRVRGLTEQRVKEFEVSPDGQFLLLTGSSGFLHLMTMKTREVVRSMKVNGNVCAAAFNSDSSKIFTNSEEGEVYIWDVRSSKCVNRFADDGCVTATSLAVSKDDRYLACGSQSGVVNIYSQKECVMNSSSPKPLKCVMNLLTAATSLRFNHTSEILAIGSRAEDEANRLVHLPSFSVFSNFPLFRKKTIYRPHCIDFSPHSGFYSIANNKGQALLFRLLHYKDF is encoded by the exons ATGGAGGGGGGAAAAGCGCGTGATAAAGTGAAAAGGCCGCGGTTAGAGGAAGGAGGCGCTCCTGTAGAAGCTGCACGTGAGGAACAGAAGAGGAGGAAACACGCCGAGGAGCTGAAGGCTTTAGGAGAAGAAGATGAGTCTGTGAAGTTGCTGGAGGAGCTGGTGTTCGGAGCTGAGGAGGAACTGCTGGAGCGCTTACAG CACGGTGATGATGAGAAGCAGGATGAGGACACCAGTGACTCGGAGACGGAGAACGAGGCGAGGCTTCATCCTCCCACAGAGAGGAAAGCCGTGtgggaggatgaggatgatgaggtgGAGGAAGA CGTGGACATGAGGCATCGTTTCCGTAAGGACTTCATCCGGAGTGACGCAGAGGCCTCCATGTCCAAACATAGTCTGCAGCAGCGCCTCAAAGAGCA GTTCCAGAAGGCGATGGGCGGAGTCCCATCCTGGGCCGAGACCACCGTGAAGAAAAGCAAGAGGAAAG gtgatgatgatgatgatgaggaggaggatgaagatgatgatgatgatgagttgCTGAAGAGGACGGGGAATTATGTTGCTGCCTCTGAAGCTCTCCCTAAAGGCATTATtaag ttAAAGAAATGTCTGAATGCTAACAACGCTAACCCGGGTCAAGGTCTCCTGACCTCGGTGCAGTTCCACACGTCTGCTCAGGTGGTCCTCACCGCCGGCCTGGATCACACCATCTCCCTCTTCCAG gtGGATGGTAAGACCAATCCCAAGATCCAGAGCATCCACTTGGAGAAATTCCCGGTGAATAAGGCGTGTTTCAGCGCAGACGGAGAGCAGGTGGTGGCCACAGGCATGTGGAACAAACTCTTCTACATCTACGACATGATGGAGGGGAAGATCATCCCTGTGCccagggtcagag GTCTCACTGAGCAGAGAGTGAAGGAGTTCGAAGTGTCTCCTGATGGACAGTTCCTGCTCCTCACCGGTTCTTCAGGGTTCCTCCACCTCATGACCATGAAG acgAGGGAGGTGGTGCGCAGTATGAAAGTTAATGGCAATGTGTGTGCAGCAGCGTTTAACTCGGACAGCAGTAAAATCTTCACCAACTCAG aggagGGGGAGGTGTATATCTGGGATGTGAGGAGCAGTAAGTGTGTGAACAGGTTTGCAGATGACGGCTGTGTGACTGCGACGTCTCTCGCTGTGTCTAAAGACGACCGATACCTGGCCTGTGG ctccCAGTCGGGTGTGGTGAATATTTACTCCCAGAAGGAGTGTGTGATGAACAGCTCGTCTCCTAAACCCCTGAAGTGTGTGATGAATCTGCTGACGGCCGCCACCTCGCTCAGGTTCAACCACACGTCTGAGATCTTAGCCATCGGCTCACGTGCAGAGGACGAAGCTAACCGCctg gtccaCCTTCCCAGCTTCAGCGTATTCTCCAACTTCCCTCTGTTCCGCAAAAAAACCATCTACAGACCTCACTGCATCGACTTCTCACCTCACAGCGGCTTCTACTCCATCGCTAACAATAAAGGACAGGCTCTACTcttcag GCTGCTGCATTATAAAGACTTCTGA
- the nm23 gene encoding putative oncoprotein nm23: protein MAAKAERTFIAIKPDGVQRGLIGDIIKRFEQKGFRLVALKFLQASEDLLKQHYIDLKDRPFYPGLVKYMSSGPVVAMVWEGLNVVKTGRVMLGETNPADSKPGTIRGDFCIEVGRNIIHGSDSVESANKEISLWFKPEELVSFKSCAFNWIYE, encoded by the exons aTGGCTGCCAAGGCTGAACGCACCTTCATCGCCATCAAACCTGACGGAGTTCAGCGAGGACTCATTGGTGACATCATCAAACGCTTCGAGCAGAAAGGCTTCCGCCTCGTTGCTCTCAAGTTCcttcag GCGTCTGAGGATCTGTTGAAGCAGCACTACATTGACCTGAAGGACCGCCCCTTCTACCCTGGCCTCGTCAAGTACATGAGCTCCGGACCTGTTGTTGCCATG gtaTGGGAGGGTCTGAACGTGGTGAAGACGGGTCGTGTGATGCTGGGAGAGACGAACCCGGCTGACTCCAAGCCCGGCACCATCAGAGGAGACTTCTGTATCGAAGTGGGCAG gaacATCATCCACGGTAGTGACTCTGTAGAAAGTGCCAATAAAGAGATCTCCCTGTGGTTTAAACCTGAGGAGCTGGTCTCCTTCAAGAGCTGCGCTTTCAACTGGATCTACGAGTAA
- the prf1.3 gene encoding perforin-1.3: MQSETHRTSVMLSPVLLLISVSVSSCCRTAPVTECSQPPFVPGHNLVGEGFDIVRMKTMGAFVVNVQDYVTGGVHGNCTICKNSLLGREEKLPSAVTDWRVKVNCKRSISARVFESTSSVLQQSTSSTSVGWKVGLGLPMVAGVAVGGTHSKSSTFARSHASQDKFFYTRHQFSCHYYTLRVKAHPPLTKEFMHSVKSLPPVYNSQSESSYHHFISVYGTHYLRQVNLGGRVLSTTAVRTCQIAMKGLSVRDVSNCLSAEASAVIKGIEVKGKANYCKSKSNKLENKNGFSASFSDRVTEVWGGSGGSADLLFSPDKQHGYTAWMKTLQTVPGVVSYTLTSLHMLVMGDSARKEALRKAICQYVMKNAMSLSCSSKCKIGHRSPECACKCSGHQNIDSNCCPSHPGVATLTVKVERATGLWGDYFSKTDGYVKVFYGKRGETTPVIMNNDFPVWNYDVRFGTVNLAERQRLYLEVWDRDNKWDDNLLGKVDVIPTQGVNMKKQFRLKHGTLFVSITAVCGPNLQGAVCERYAPAPEAERLLTYPELLQNQRLAWIEENYRRGRNISMI; this comes from the exons ATGCAGTCGGAAACACACAGAACg AGCGTGATGTTATCTCCCGTCCTGCTCCTCATCTCCGTCTCTGTGTCCTCGTGCTGTCGCACGGCCCCGGTTACCGAATGTAGCCAACCCCCGTTCGTGCCGGGTCACAACCTGGTGGGCGAGGGCTTCGACATCGTGCGTATGAAAACCATGGGTGCGTTTGTGGTGAACGTGCAGGACTACGTGACCGGCGGTGTGCACGGAAACTGCACCATCTGCAAGAACTCTCTGCTCGGCCGAGAGGAGAAACTGCCGTCCGCCGTCACCGACTGGCGCGTGAAGGTGAACTGCAAACGCAGCATCAGCGCCCGAGTGTTCGAGTCCACCAGCTCCGTGCTGCAGCAGAGCACCAGCTCCACCAGCGTGGGCTGGAAAGTGGGTCTCGGGCTGCCCATGGTGGCCGGGGTAGCAGTCGGCGGCACACACTCCAAATCCTCCACGTTCGCACGTTCCCACGCATCCCAGGACAAGTTCTTCTACACCAGACATCAGTTCTCCTGCCACTACTACac tctcagAGTGAAGGCCCATCCTCCTTTGACCAAAGAGTTCATGCACTCAGTGAAATCTCTCCCTCCGGTCTATAACAGTCAGTCTGAGTCCTCTTACCATCACTTCATCTCTGTTTACGGCACTCACTACCTGCGTCAGGTGAATTTAGGCGGTCGTGTGCTGTCCACCACCGCCGTGCGCACCTGCCAAATCGCCATGAAGGGTCTCTCAGTGCGGGACGTCAGTAACTGTCTGTCTGCCGAGGCGTCGGCCGTGATCAAGGGCATCGAGGTTAAAGGCAAAGCAAACTACTGCAAAAGCAAGAGCAATAAACTGGAGAACAAAAATGGGTTCAGCGCCTCGTTCTCGGATCGTGTTACTGAGGTCTGGGGCGGCAGCGGAGGCAGCGCGGATCTCCTGTTCTCCCCGGATAAACAGCATGGATACACTGCCTGGATGAAGACGCTGCAGACCGTCCCGGGAGTGGTGTCCTACACCCTGACGTCACTGCACATGCTTGTGATGGGCGACTCGGCCAGGAAAGAAGCTCTGCGGAAAGCCATCTGCCAGTACGTGATGAAGAATGCCATGTCCTTGTCCTGCTCCTCCAAGTGTAAAATCGGACATCGTAGTCCTGAATGCGCGTGCAAATGCAGCGGACATCAAAACATCGACTCGAACTGCTGCCCGAGTCATCCCGGAGTCGCAACCCTGACCGTCAAGGTGGAGCGCGCTACTGGACTCTGGGGAGATTACTTCTCCAAAACCGACGGCTACGTCAAAGTGTTCTACGGCAAGAGAGGAGAAACAACGCCAGTTATCATGAATAACGATTTCCCAGTCTGGAATTATGATGTCCGATTCGGAACTGTGAATCTggcagagagaca GCGTTTGTATTTAGAGGTGTGGGATCGTGATAACAAGTGGGATGATAACCTTCTGGGTAAAGTGGACGTCATTCCTACACAAGGCGTCAACATGAAGAAGCAGTTCCGTCTGAAACACGGCACGCTCTTCGTCTCCATCACGGCCGTCTGCGGTCCAAATCTTCAGGGAGCAGTGTGCGAGCGCTACGCCCCTGCACCTGAAGCCGAGCGACTGCTCACCTACCCCGAGCTGCTCCAGAACCAGCGTCTCGCCTGGATTGAGGAAAACTATCGCAGAGGGAGAAACATCTCCATGATATAG